The DNA region GCAAACTTTCTCGCGAACGATTTCACCCTGCTGAGGGATATAAGGGTTGGCAGATCGATTATAAATGATTTCAGTCGCAGCTGAGGCGAAAATGGGTGCCATAAGCAATATAGACAGGAACAGTTTCATCTGAGCCCCCTTAGGGTGTTATTGGAAGCCATAGTTTTGACATATATGTTCTGACCAAACAAGAGACGCTTGCTGAAAACCTTTCACAAGGTTTGTGAAAATCCCGCAAAATTGCCGAAGTCCTCGTTTTTTAAGGTATATATTAGGCCCATATGACAAAGGCTGAAATCCTTAAATACAAAGACTACAGGCAGTTTCTGGCGGACTACAACGCTTGGAAGAGCCAGAATAAAGTAGGTTGGAGTCTGACTGTGTGGACCCGTCAGTTGGGTCTTTCGCATCCGTCAGCTTTGTCGATGATCCTGAATCGCAAGCGCCATATCGGCGATAAACTTGCGGAATCCATCTCAGAATATTTTGATTTCAATGAAGGCGAGAAATCCCATTTTTCGAACCTGGTGAAGTACGAAAAGTCCATTGATAGCAATCATCTTCGCATCATGGTATTGAATCAGCTTCAAGGGGAGAAGAATCACGCCATTGCACGCTTCGTTCTGAATGAAGGCAATAAGCTGCAAAACATTGAAAGCCGTGAGGCCTTGGCGAAACTGCTTTCGCCTATCCTTGGGCTGAACAGTGATGAAGTGATTGCCCTGGAGTCCAGAACTCCAGAATCACCGGATCCCAAAGCCATGCACCAGGAAATTGTCAAAATTCTGGAGCGTTCGTACGATGTGGTGCCAAAATCCCAACGCCAATACTCGGCAACATTCATGCGTATGAAGTCTGAACGAATGCAGGAAGCTATTGATAAGCTTCGCGCATTCCAAAAAGAGTTTATTGCAGAATTCGACTGCGAAGATGCGAATACGCTGGTTTGTTTCCAGAACTCGCTCTTTTCAATGCTTAATGAACAGAGCGCGGAAACAAATCCAGAGCTTCCACACAACAAAAAAAATTAGTCGCTGCCGCAGTCATCTTCCCATGCAGCCGTCATGGTGCAGGTCGGATTGTTGGCGATTCCACCGTTGCCATTTTTATTTATCGTGCACGAGATGTCCTTGGCGGATTGATTTACATGCCCGGTCGTCGCATCTTGCATCACGTCCATTTCGTCCAGAGTTTCAAACAAAGCCATGGCCGTTACGGGTCCCACGGCCGCAGGCGGCTTACATTCGTATGCTGGCATTAAGTCTGGCTGAACGGCGCGGTTGGTTTGTGTGCATTTAAGTTCTGTGATGGTCCAAGTGGTATCACCCCCGCTAAAAGTTTTTTTAGCGATGGGTGAGTTTTTTAGTATATATGCCAAAGTAACTGCATCATCACCTTTGAAAGTTTTAGGTAACATGTCCCCACAGGCCGCGGACACAGTTTCAGTGATAAGCAATAGACCCACGCAACCCAGAACAGCTTTATTGAACATAAAATCTCCTTTGGAATAGCAGTCATCTTATAGCTCCCATTTACGACATTTCAGTCCAGTGCCGAGAAAACATATTTGGTGGATGGCGGGGTAAGTGATGTAATTGAAGGATATGAAATCAAAAATTGTGTGGGCTTTTGTCGGTTTGGTTTTTGCGTGTGAAGTTACACGTGCTCAAGACGTAATATCTGATCTGGTTGCCAAAGGGCCGCCGGATAAAATTGCAGATGATAAAATGAAAGTTGAAAGGAAAGTTTGCAAAGGAAGTAAATCCTATCCTGTGCATCTGACTTTTGATGATGGGCCGGATTTGGAACATACACCGCAAATCCTTGATGTGCTGAAACGCAATGGTATCAAAGCAACTTTCTTTATATCTGCTGACAAGTTGGTTGAAGGAAAGCCCCAGGAGATTGCCGCTCGTAAGGCTTTGATTGAAAGAGCCAGAAATGAAGGGCACACCATCGGATCCCATTCATTTGAACATATTGAACATGCCAATGCAGAAACGACGTCTCGTCAAAAAATGCTGGGGAATCTGAATAAAGCTTTCACTGAGATGGACAAGTTGAATTTGCCAAAGCCGATGCCATTTCGATTTCCATATGGAAGCTCATGGATTTTTGATTCTGTGAAGGCCAATCAGGACCTGGCAAATGGTGCGATGGTGGCCATCAAGCGTGCAGGTTATTATCCCCTGCATTGGGATGTCGATACGAATGACTGGAGTAAAATCAAACGTAAAGCGCTGCCTGTCTCAGCCCTGGAACAGATTTGTGAAAGGCATGGTGGTGTTGTTCTGATGCACGATGTGCATCAATGGACTGCTGACAATTTGCCAGCTCTAATCGAATCCATTCATCTTTCGGGTCATAAACTGGTTTCTGAGGCAGAGATTATCAAATACTCCGAAAACGACTCCACGCGGCCTCTTGCCTCAGTTGCGGAACGACTGGGTGGCGGTCAGGATTGTGTCTATAGAGGGGGCCATCTTGATAGGGCCGGTACAAAATGTCATACTGGCAGTACAGATTCACGCACAAAGAATGGGGTTCAATAATGAAAAGTCTGCTTTCGGGTCTTCTTATTTTACTTGCAGGTCTTCAGGCTCAGGCCACGGCGGTAATTCAGTCCGCTTCCAATATTCATAATGGTAAAGTCGTGGTGGCTGTTGATATCACAGATCCAGCGCGCCGGGTATTTATGGAAGTGGATGCGAAGACGGGTAAAAAAGAGAGCTTGGGTTTCCCCAATGATCTGGTCTCTGAAGATATTATGGCGGTGATCTCATTACCTGAATATGTCGTGGTTCTGTCCCAGTGGACTGCGGGTGATGGTAAAAAGCCAAAGGTTCATGAGTACGTCAGGGGTTCGAAAATCTGGATGGCGGCGGGGGAGTTAAACTGTCTGTCTTTTGATCAAATTGAAATCGAAAAATCTGAATTGCGTGTGCAGTGCGCAGACGAAAACAAAGAAGGCACCTTGGTGGGCCCAGTCAAGATGGCCCTGGATTTCAAGTCCAAGACCGCTGTAAAGGCGACGTTGCCAATTCAGGAGTCGTCAGCAGGGCCCGTCAGCTTCGCGCTTAAAGGTGGCTCTATGTTCAAATGGGCGGCTTTGGATTTAAAGTCAGGAAAGGCGAAAAAGACATATACGGCTGAGGATCTGTCACTATCCTCGGATGCCAAAATCAAAAAGACGATCAAAATCAAAGAAACGATCGGCCCCGTAGAGTAGTTCAATAAAAGAATGTAGAAATAAAAAAAGCCATCCTCATCGGATGGCTTTTTTTATTTAGAAGAATCTGTAACCCAGGTGTATCGCCAGATTTCTATCTGAAAAGAAAGCTCGTCTATAAACCGGAACTTTGTAAGAGTCCTCCGGGAAGTAAAGCATCTTGGTTTCGATATCACCCACAAAATTTGTTCCCGTAAAATTGCGGGAATCCATACGGAAATCATAAGGGGCAGAGACATTCGAATAGCGTGGGCCAAACAGACCTCTTTGGTTTTCAACTGCATACTGGCTGGCGCTGCTATAGGCGGCGATCAGGCCCTTATCAAACGGATAGATAAAGTACAGGTATCCCCAGCCTTCTTTTAGAATCTCCAGATTGATCTCGACGTTATTGTAAAAGACCCGGCCCAAGATGCGGTTGTGCTTGTCATGGCCGTTATCGTCGTAAACCACAGTGATCTGACTGCCTGGAGGCACAAGCCCCGCAACGAAGTCACGCGCCACGTAGGCGGACTCACCCTGAGTGTTTCCAAAGTAATCCACTTCCGGAGTATCAACCCCCAGGAAGCGAACTTTGTACTTCTGTGAACCGGATTGCACGTTGAGTGTGTCACCGTCGTGAACATTAGTGACAGTGCCTTGAATAGTGTAGGCATGACCTAAAAGGGGCAGGGAAAGCAGGAGCGATAAAAGCAGATTAAATGACTTCATGGGGTCCTTTTATCAATTCCCGGCAGAGGAGCCTATGTGAACTCCTCCCTTGGAAAAAATTGCTGGACCGTATGATTAATGGACAGCTCTATTCGACGATATCGAGGTAGACCGAGCGATCCAGGAACGGGAAGACAGGCACTGTATTAAAGACTTCATCATATGAGAATTTGAACTTGTTCAAACTCATGATGGAGACCTCGGCAATAACAGTTCCAGAAACATTGCCTTCGTAGCGACTGTGAATCAAAGGCGCATTCAGAAGGATTCTTTCGAAGGAGACGTTGCGACCTTCCGTGCGGCAGGCAGCATCGTACAAGGCGCCCTTTTTAGCTTCGATCAAAGCCGCTTCCGCAAGGACTGTGTCACCGAAAGCCTTGGGATTTGCAGAGGCTCTGATAAAGTTACCCGGCACCGTCCAGAACGAAGAGTAACGGTTCACCAGTGAAGAAGTGCCGTAACCCGCAGTGTTCGTCGCATAGTTGTCAGTCGTATTACAGAAGTTGCCGTTCTTTTTAACGGTACCCAAGCCCAAGCTGATGGACTTGCTGCTGGTGATTTGCAGATTGCGGGAGGAATCAGTGTTGGCGTAATTGATTGCGCCATAGATGAACACTGAGCCCATCACATACAGTCGGCAGCCAGTTTTAGAGTTCAAAGTCAGATTTTCCAATAGCAGAGGACCACGAACTGCAACGTCGCCCTCACAATTAAGTGTGCCGCTGTTTTGAAAGAAGTCTCCTTCGTCTTTAAGACCCGACAAAGCCACGGATGTGTCAGCATCCTTAAAATATTTAAAGCGTTCAGTGGCCGTTAGCTGAAATGCACTGGAAATGTTCGCATCGGTCGGCGCACCGATGTACACGCTTTTCTTTTCAAGAACCTGTGCGCCCTTGGAGGTTGCATAGGCGGAGTTCGCAAGTTGTGACTTTAAGTAAGCTGCCAAGGTGCCGGCGCCAGCTTGAGTTGCGATCGCGGAAGGCAGAGGTGCCTGTGGAACGATAATGGATTTATCCGCTGGCATGGCCACGGTATAAAAGTTTTTGCCGTGGTCGCCGTAAACGGAGCCACTGGTCCAAGTGATATTAGAAGGTGAGCCCTGAGCCATGAAGTAGCTGGAGCCGTAACCAAAATCAGTGATGATGTTTGAAGCCACCTGTGCATGACATTGGATGCAGCCCATTCCGCGAATTGCCAGGGCCGGCTTGAATGTCTGGAATGCATTACCGACACTCGCTTTGATTTTGAATTGAATTGCCACACCCTCTTTGTCGGTGACCGTCACCAGGATGTTGTCAGTTCCGCGGAAGCCATAGTTGGGCGTGTATTTGAAATTATAAGTGGCGGCGTCAATGATCTCGATCTTGCCGTTTAGGGCCGCCCCGGAGTTGATGGTCAAAAAGGTGATTTTATCGGCCACTGGTGCCGAGGTTTTATCCGCCTGAAACTCGATGGCGGTATTCATTTTGGTTTCGATCAACAAGTCAGGAATGGATTTGGGTTCTCCACCTGCAGAGATCGTTTTACTTGCCAGGCTTGCAAAGTGAGCTTGAGGCGCGCAGTTTTGAAACGTAACGATCAGGGCACTACCAGCCAAGATGAATCCAAGCAGTCTCATTTTCATACGATGTATTCCCCCAACCCCACGTACTACAACGGAGTCACTGAATCTAAATGCAATTTTGTTACCATGTTAAATCGATCAGGCAGGTGCTGGCGTTCAGAATTTTAGACAGTGTCTGTCAGGTGATCATTTCTAGGCTTAGGGCGAGAGCGGGGAAACTGTGAGGTTTACAATAGTCTGGTCCTTCCAACAGTTTTGTGTGTCTGAACATTTTCAAAGCTATTAATATTAAGGAACACAATGAAAAATGAGTCCATGGGGGAAAAACATGCGTTTTAGTCTGGTATCACTGTGTCTCGTGCCATTGGCATTTGCAGCTTGTAAGTCTCAACAGGAAGTAACGGAGAGGGTGCCAGCAGCGGCAAGCTATGTGGATCCTCAATATTATGACTATCAAGCTTTGTTCGCAGAGGCTCTGACTTTCCGGGCAAAAGCTTTGCAGTTTGCTCAAGAGAAAAAAATGAATGAACGCAGTGATGTGAGCTTTAGCCGCTCCGAAGGGGAGTGGGTGCGCCAAATGGGTGCGGACTACCTTGTGACTCGCAAAAAGCTTTTGGATTATACTCTTCCAGTGGCTTCTAATTTCGCCAGCCCAAATCAAGTCAAACTGACTCCTTACCTGGGCACGAAGAACGAAGTAAAAGAACGTGTTCGTCCAAAGGATGTTTGGGAGAAATACCAAATTCTGAGCATTGACCCTAAAGACCCTCAAGGTGAAAAAGAAATCTTCAAAACTCAAATGGCATTGGCATCTGCGCTGATCCTGATGGACAACTTCCTGGTCGCAATCCAGCCATACAATAATATTGATTCCATTCGCTATGTGTTGAATTACGACGTCCAGCAGAAGAAAGCCCTGCAGCAGGTTGCTGACAGTTATACAAATCGTGAGCGTCGTGATCAGATCCGTACTGCAATTGAGTTCGTTGATGGCGTGATGGCGTGGCGTCGTGCTCAAGGCGTTGCAACCAGTCCTGAAGAAGCCAACCTTTACGGCATGATTCAATCCAGTATCTGGTATGTGGCAGTGAAGAATAATAAAGAGGGCTCCACCTTTGAAGATGCGGTTGCAAATTTGTGGAATCGACTGACTTCCCGAGGCAAGCGCGGAGCGCGAGTTGTGTCCTATGGTGTGAGTATGGGTTTTGGTAACATGGTGGGTCTGGTTGAGACTCGTAAAGGTTATCTGTACAACATGTCCTTGAATGAAAAGAACAAGCTTATCGCAGAAATGAAACCATTGGACATTTTGATGGAAAAAACGCCATTCCGCCTGACCGACAAAATGATTCCAGGTCACTACGGGCACGTTGCGATTTGGCTGGGTACTGAGCAACAACTGAAGGACCTGAGAGTTTGGGACCAAATTCCAAGCAAAGTGCAGGCTAAGATTCGTTCGGGCCACAGAATTGTCGAGGCCTTGCGCCCGGGAGTTGAGATCAATTCGTTGGATCATTTCCTGAACATCGACGATTTCCTGGTTGTTCGTGATAACCGTTCAAATATTACTGACGAGTATCGCAGAAAAGCGATCCTTCAGGCGGTTGCGCAAATCGGTAAAGAATACGACTTTAACTTTGACGTGCATACACACACTCGCATTGTTTGCTCGGAGATCGCTTACGTGGTTTTCGACGATGTGAAGTGGCCACTTGCGAACACTTTGATGCGTTATACGATCAGTCCTGACAACGTTGCGCAGTTGGCAGTAGGCAATCAAAGAATGTTTGATCCCGTGATCATGTATTACGGCGGTCGCCGTGTTTATAAGGATCTGCCACATTCACTTGAGTTGTTGTTGAAGGCAGATGATGCATCCTACGCTGAGTTTTCAAGATTCCAGGGAATCTAGGGGTTCACTTTGAAAAAGCCGTTGATCTTAAGTTTGTGCGCTGCCGTTCTGGCAGTGCACTGTTCGCATAAAGAGGTTCGTAAGCCAAGCAGTTTACCCAATATCTTCACCGAGAGGGAAACCCAGGCACTGGGGCAGATCCTTGGAGGTGACTCACCGACGGAGAAATTCCGTCGTGTCATGGCGGTCGACTTTAATACCAACGGCGATGCTAAGTATCTTTCTGAAAATGCACGCAAATCCATTCAGACTGCGATTGCTGAAACACTGGGGGAGGAAAATCCCCAGCAGGGACTGGCCAAGCTGGCTCTGGGAAATGTCAAAACAGAAGTTGTTGAAAACTTCATCAAGACTTTAAAAGTCTACAAGCTGGTCAACCTGGGGTTGCAGTTTGATCTGAACTTCGCTCCAAAACCGTATTCCGCAACGTTTGCGCCCGAGCTGTCCAGCAATCAACTGGTTCGCTTGGACGATTTGGGACAGCTAAGTAAGAAATGGGAATTGGATGAGTCGCAGGGATTCACCAATCAGATTTATGCGAATTCCTCATTGGTGGGCAAAGCTGAGGATGCAGACTACATAGGCGGTCAGGTCAGCATCTTTGTGGAAATTTTGGATACCAAGCCTAAGCTGGGTCTTCCGAAAATCACTAAGAATGGTGTGAAGGGCTACATCCGATATCGTCGATACTTCCGTTTAAATTCGACAGTGAGTGCTGGAAATTGTAACGGCTTTTCCAGTGCAGTTACATCCGGTGCCGGTGTGCCGGTGTTTTATACTGTCGATCTTTACAAGAACTTCAATCTTAAGAATTTGATTCCAACAGAGGAAACTCTTGAGATCTATCCAGGAATTGTCGCGGCCACTCAAGAGGGGCGTCCGGAGTTGCAACCGGAATCGAGCGAAAAGTATCAGTCTATTTCAACCATGCGCTATCACGTGAGCCAAAAGAAAATGGTGGCTCATACCGACTTCGTGGTGAAGAAAATGGTTTACGATTTGAAAAATCGCAAGTTCGACGTCGAACGCAGCGAAATTGAAGTGAGTTCTTTCCGGTCTCTGGCCAAGAATCCCAGACCGAGTGAAGAGTCCGAAGCCAAATCGGCGGCTCGCCGCGAATTTTTTGGCAAGTGTCAGGGAGTATTGGAAAAGCAACTGATGCTGAATCAAGTGATCCCAGGGGGCATACTATGATGAAGGCGGGCGTACTTGGTGTCGCATTGTTAATGGCCTCTCCGGTCTTCGCACAGGCGACGCAAGTCTCTTTGAAAGAACGCATCGATGTCATGGACTACTATAAGCAGAATCACGACGTGATGTTTTCGGCAGAAGCATGTCGTCGTCCTGAAACGCTGTTAAGCGAGATACGAAAACTTACAGCGAAGGATCAGGAACAGGCCATCTCGTTCGTAAAGAAGGTTGAAGGTCAGGTCCCGGAGAAGATTCTGTTGCCACTGGTGTATTGGAAATTCATCAAGCCGCAACCCGCGAATGAACAGAAGGTATTGAAATATTGGTTGCAAACCCGCATTCAGGCGCTTCGCGATTATGCGGATCATCCACTCAAAAAGAACCGCCAGTCTCAAGAGCAGGCCCGTGGTTTGGCCCTCAGCTATTCCCGTACGGGGAGCCTGAGCATCGCTTCAACACAGTTGCTGGAAAATTTGAAAACGCGATTCCCCGAGATGGACATGTACAGCCTGGTCGCAGGTGGATTTGTCGCAGGGAATGTGGTGGAGCTGGTCAGTCATAACACGGTTTCCCCCGAGCACATTGACTGGTTCAATGAACGCTCCATTTTTAACGGCGGCAAACTGGATTTCACGAAACCTTATATGAAAATGCCAATGTCTGAAAAGGACGAGGGTCATCCCGCCTTTAAAGACCCGATGTTTGCGCGCATTCGTGACATGATTGCCAGCAGTCAGCAGAGTATCTTCATTGATATCTTTCTGTTTGGTGGAACGATGGGTGGAACATTAAGCAAGTTCTTATTGGATCAGACGTCCCTGAAGTTGAAAGCAAACCCGAATTTCAAGGTCCTTTTGCTTCATGACTTTGCCACAAACTACAATATGAAAGACGAAATGATGCCGATCTTTCAATATTTGAAGGATCGTGTTGCCGCGGATCCGGCATTGCGCCCGGCTGTTGTCCTGTTGCAGGCAAATATTCAGCGTCACCCACCGGGGATTCCATTTGGTATAACGAATCTGGTTCCTAAAACGGATGAAACCTTCAAGGCCCTGGAAAAACGCAATACCTATTATGAATCCAAAATCGATCACAGTAAGGTGATTGTAGTCGATGCCGAAGGCGATGCGCCTCAGGCTTACTTTGGCTCCAAGAACTGGTCCGATCACAGTGGTGGCTACTACTATGACAATGCCTTGTATGTGAAGGGACCGGCAGCGGCCTTGGTGCAGGCAGCTTATTACGATGACGTGGATGCGGCACTGACGACAAATCAGCAGGAAAGAAAATGGTTCTATTATAAAGAACAAGGTTTCTCCAATGAGGCCTATCTGTCCCAGCGTGAAAAGATTTTGAGTTGGTTCAAAGTTAAGAGAACAAGTTACCCGATAGTGGGGAACCAAGTGGTGCGATTGGCGGAAGCCAATGTTGATGGAAAGATCAAAGACGTTCGCAACATGCTGGTTGATATGATTTCCAAAGCGGAAAAAAATATCTACATGGAGCAATTGTTCATTTACGACCCTTACATCAACGATGCCCTGATGAAAAGAAAGTCCCAGGTGCCATCACTGAAAATCAGAATCCTGGCAGATCACAACGGAAACTTCGACATGGGTGGATTGCCTAATACGCTTTACCTTGAGCAGTTGATGGAGCACGGGGTGGAAGTGAAGGCTCGTAAAACTCTGGGATCTGAGGCGCGCTTTCCGAATGGGAAAACCCAGGTTTACCATCAGGAGAACCATCGCAAGATCACATCGATTGACGGCAAAACGATGATGATTGGATCGTCCAATCTGAATCCGGATACTTTGCAGGGCAGCTTCCGTGAATTTGGTGCGCAAATTTTCGATACGAAAGAGATTTCGCGCTTTGAACAGGAATTCCTGGCGGCATGGAATGACAAATCGCAAACCGGGCCTTTCTTTGAAGGGCAGTTGCAGTTGAAAGTTCTGGGGCAGGGGCTGACAGTGGAGCAGTCGAAGTTATTAAATGACCTGGGTGCGGCGATTTTCAGAGCCAAAGACGATATCGAAAAACGATAATTCTAAAAGACGTCCCCGGTTATTTGCCGGGGATGGACAAGACTTCTATTTTTACCTGATCCACACCTTTTTGAATCATGCCCAATTCCTTGGCGGCAGCTTCTGATACATCAACAATGCGACCTTTTTTGAACGGTCCGCGATCATTAACTCTGACTGTGGTTGATTTGCCCGAAGTCAGGCTTGTTACTTTGATCATGGAGCCCATGGGCAGGGTGCGGTGTGCCGCCGTTAGCTCTTTCATATTAAAAGTCTCACCACTGGCCGTGCGGTTGCCGTTGTGACTCTCGCCATACCATGAGGCTTTACCCTGGGCTGTGCTGCCAACACGCAGAGGGTGGGCGCAGCTGGGAAGGCTGAATCCCACAGTTAAAAGTATAATGAAAATACGTCGGGCCATTTGCATAATATCTTATCGGTACCATGGCTAAGTTGCTTGAAGATACTGGACGATAGCTCGGAATTTGATGGCAAGTGTTGTCTATAAGCACCACTCGTGTGAAGAAAGCTACAGTTCCGAAGCCCCACAACGCGCAGCCCTTGATTGCACAAATTAATTTCTTGGAGGAAAATCATAGGGGTACAGGAGATTTCATATGAGCATTCAACAAGTTCCATTTATTACTTTGAACCGTTTTGAACCTGGTTTCCGCGATGAATTTTTGGCAGGCGTTGCCAACCTTTTTGATAAAACTCAATTCGTTGGTGGTCCGATCGTTGGCGAGATGGAAGCCAATTTGGCAACTTACACTAAATCCAAACACGCTATCGGTTGTGCGAACGGCACTGATGCGATTCAAATCGCACTTCGCGCTGTGGGTGTTGAAAAGAACGATAAAGTTCTGGTTCCGGATATGACTTTCTGGGCGACATTCGAAGCTGTTGTGAATGTTGGGGCAAATCCTGTGACTGTGGACGTGAACAAACAATTCTGTCACTGGGACCTTGCAACTTTCAAACAAGCGGTCACACAATTCAAACCTAAAGCGGCTATCATGGTTCACCTTTACGGTTGGGTGACTCCTGAAACAATGGAGATCAGAAAGTTTGCGAAAGAAAACGGCGTAGTGCTGATCGAAGACGGTGCTCAGTGTTTTGGTACTGAGATCGACGGTCAATCTGTTGTGGGTACGGCTGAAATCGCGACTACCAGCTTTTATCCAGCGAAAGTTTTGGGCGCTTCCGGTGACGCCGGCGCTATCTTTACTGGCAACGATACTTACGCAAAGAATTGCCGTACATTGATCAATCATGGTCGTACGGATCACTACTCTCACGGTATGATCGGTTGGAATTCCCGTATCGGTGCCTATGAGTCCTTGTTCCTGAACATGTCTTTGAAACACATTGATGCACGTATCAAATCCCGTATGAACGCGGTTAAGTTTTACGAGGAGTCATTGCAAGGCTTGCCGCTAAAACCAGTTCGCGCGGCTGCGAATGTAAAAGAGAATGGTTACTGTGCAGTGGCGATGATTGAGCCATCTTTGCGTTCGGCTTTGATTGAAAACTTGAAAAAAGCCAACGTGGGTTACGGCACAATCTATCCAGGCGCGATGAGCCTGCAATCCGGTGCTCAAGGTCACTTGGCGGGCAAAATTGATAATGGCAATGCTCACTACATCTCTCAAGCTGTATTGAACCTTCCATGCTTTGCTTATATCACGCCAGAAGAACTTCAGTACGTAGTGGACGTTGTTAAAAAGAGCTTCTAGTTCTGATTTTAACATCAATGCAAAACAAGAAAGCCGGGCAAAAACCCGGCTTTTTGTTATTGATTCGTGACACAGCACTTCATAAAAACATCCCCGAATGCGCTGCATTCTTCAGGGTTTCCGTTGTGACTTCAAGGGCTTATGGTTAGGCTTTTGGGCGAGGGGGACTCATGAGATTTTTACTTTCTTTAATTACTGTAATGACGGTTTCTTCACTTGCGCAAGCATTGCCATTGCCGTTTCCAAAAGGACAACAGCAGTTGCTTTCATTGCCAGCGAACTTTACAGCTGAATACAACTTCGAAGCGATTGTTGGTTTGGATAACTGTTCTGGTTCATTGATTCGTTTCGAAAACTCTCGCGACACTGACAACGCGATGGTTATGACAAACGGTCACTGCCTGGAAGTCGGCTTTCCGAAACCAGGAACTTTCGTTTATGGCAAACCAAGCCGTCGTACTTTCAAATTGTTCAACGCAGGAATGCAGGTTGTGGGTCGTTTGACTGCGAACACAATCATTTACGGAACTATGACTAAAACAGACATGGCGATCTATAAGTTGAATGAAACTTATGGTGAGATC from Bdellovibrio sp. GT3 includes:
- a CDS encoding TIGR02147 family protein; the encoded protein is MTKAEILKYKDYRQFLADYNAWKSQNKVGWSLTVWTRQLGLSHPSALSMILNRKRHIGDKLAESISEYFDFNEGEKSHFSNLVKYEKSIDSNHLRIMVLNQLQGEKNHAIARFVLNEGNKLQNIESREALAKLLSPILGLNSDEVIALESRTPESPDPKAMHQEIVKILERSYDVVPKSQRQYSATFMRMKSERMQEAIDKLRAFQKEFIAEFDCEDANTLVCFQNSLFSMLNEQSAETNPELPHNKKN
- a CDS encoding YiiX/YebB-like N1pC/P60 family cysteine hydrolase; translated protein: MRFSLVSLCLVPLAFAACKSQQEVTERVPAAASYVDPQYYDYQALFAEALTFRAKALQFAQEKKMNERSDVSFSRSEGEWVRQMGADYLVTRKKLLDYTLPVASNFASPNQVKLTPYLGTKNEVKERVRPKDVWEKYQILSIDPKDPQGEKEIFKTQMALASALILMDNFLVAIQPYNNIDSIRYVLNYDVQQKKALQQVADSYTNRERRDQIRTAIEFVDGVMAWRRAQGVATSPEEANLYGMIQSSIWYVAVKNNKEGSTFEDAVANLWNRLTSRGKRGARVVSYGVSMGFGNMVGLVETRKGYLYNMSLNEKNKLIAEMKPLDILMEKTPFRLTDKMIPGHYGHVAIWLGTEQQLKDLRVWDQIPSKVQAKIRSGHRIVEALRPGVEINSLDHFLNIDDFLVVRDNRSNITDEYRRKAILQAVAQIGKEYDFNFDVHTHTRIVCSEIAYVVFDDVKWPLANTLMRYTISPDNVAQLAVGNQRMFDPVIMYYGGRRVYKDLPHSLELLLKADDASYAEFSRFQGI
- a CDS encoding thermonuclease family protein, producing the protein MKSFNLLLSLLLSLPLLGHAYTIQGTVTNVHDGDTLNVQSGSQKYKVRFLGVDTPEVDYFGNTQGESAYVARDFVAGLVPPGSQITVVYDDNGHDKHNRILGRVFYNNVEINLEILKEGWGYLYFIYPFDKGLIAAYSSASQYAVENQRGLFGPRYSNVSAPYDFRMDSRNFTGTNFVGDIETKMLYFPEDSYKVPVYRRAFFSDRNLAIHLGYRFF
- a CDS encoding polysaccharide deacetylase family protein, whose product is MKSKIVWAFVGLVFACEVTRAQDVISDLVAKGPPDKIADDKMKVERKVCKGSKSYPVHLTFDDGPDLEHTPQILDVLKRNGIKATFFISADKLVEGKPQEIAARKALIERARNEGHTIGSHSFEHIEHANAETTSRQKMLGNLNKAFTEMDKLNLPKPMPFRFPYGSSWIFDSVKANQDLANGAMVAIKRAGYYPLHWDVDTNDWSKIKRKALPVSALEQICERHGGVVLMHDVHQWTADNLPALIESIHLSGHKLVSEAEIIKYSENDSTRPLASVAERLGGGQDCVYRGGHLDRAGTKCHTGSTDSRTKNGVQ
- a CDS encoding phospholipase D-like domain-containing protein, whose translation is MMKAGVLGVALLMASPVFAQATQVSLKERIDVMDYYKQNHDVMFSAEACRRPETLLSEIRKLTAKDQEQAISFVKKVEGQVPEKILLPLVYWKFIKPQPANEQKVLKYWLQTRIQALRDYADHPLKKNRQSQEQARGLALSYSRTGSLSIASTQLLENLKTRFPEMDMYSLVAGGFVAGNVVELVSHNTVSPEHIDWFNERSIFNGGKLDFTKPYMKMPMSEKDEGHPAFKDPMFARIRDMIASSQQSIFIDIFLFGGTMGGTLSKFLLDQTSLKLKANPNFKVLLLHDFATNYNMKDEMMPIFQYLKDRVAADPALRPAVVLLQANIQRHPPGIPFGITNLVPKTDETFKALEKRNTYYESKIDHSKVIVVDAEGDAPQAYFGSKNWSDHSGGYYYDNALYVKGPAAALVQAAYYDDVDAALTTNQQERKWFYYKEQGFSNEAYLSQREKILSWFKVKRTSYPIVGNQVVRLAEANVDGKIKDVRNMLVDMISKAEKNIYMEQLFIYDPYINDALMKRKSQVPSLKIRILADHNGNFDMGGLPNTLYLEQLMEHGVEVKARKTLGSEARFPNGKTQVYHQENHRKITSIDGKTMMIGSSNLNPDTLQGSFREFGAQIFDTKEISRFEQEFLAAWNDKSQTGPFFEGQLQLKVLGQGLTVEQSKLLNDLGAAIFRAKDDIEKR
- a CDS encoding Ig-like domain-containing protein — encoded protein: MKMRLLGFILAGSALIVTFQNCAPQAHFASLASKTISAGGEPKSIPDLLIETKMNTAIEFQADKTSAPVADKITFLTINSGAALNGKIEIIDAATYNFKYTPNYGFRGTDNILVTVTDKEGVAIQFKIKASVGNAFQTFKPALAIRGMGCIQCHAQVASNIITDFGYGSSYFMAQGSPSNITWTSGSVYGDHGKNFYTVAMPADKSIIVPQAPLPSAIATQAGAGTLAAYLKSQLANSAYATSKGAQVLEKKSVYIGAPTDANISSAFQLTATERFKYFKDADTSVALSGLKDEGDFFQNSGTLNCEGDVAVRGPLLLENLTLNSKTGCRLYVMGSVFIYGAINYANTDSSRNLQITSSKSISLGLGTVKKNGNFCNTTDNYATNTAGYGTSSLVNRYSSFWTVPGNFIRASANPKAFGDTVLAEAALIEAKKGALYDAACRTEGRNVSFERILLNAPLIHSRYEGNVSGTVIAEVSIMSLNKFKFSYDEVFNTVPVFPFLDRSVYLDIVE
- a CDS encoding septal ring lytic transglycosylase RlpA family protein, with the protein product MARRIFIILLTVGFSLPSCAHPLRVGSTAQGKASWYGESHNGNRTASGETFNMKELTAAHRTLPMGSMIKVTSLTSGKSTTVRVNDRGPFKKGRIVDVSEAAAKELGMIQKGVDQVKIEVLSIPGK